TCTTCTTCGTCTTGGGCGCCACCGGAAACGTATACACCGTAAACATCGCCGCCACCCCTTCGTGCACTTGCCCCGACCGCACCGCTCCATGCAAGCACATACTCTTCGTCATGATCAGGGTAATTATATTTCCATCTGTCTCcttttatatttcatatttttgtctTATAAAGAACGAGATAAATCAGCATTCATTACATGAATGTATGTGTGTATTGTGTAAATCCTACTTTATAACACTAGTCGTGAAAAAATTATACGAAAGTAAATTAGTTTAGGCTTTCTCTAATCAGCTCAAATCTATGGGTATGATTGAGTGGCAGGGAGGACTCATCCATCATTAACCAAGCATCAATGTTTCAATGTTTAGCTTTGAGTATGAAATAACCTTAAATTTCAAGTTAACCATTCTACCCATTAGAGATGTGAGAATTACAGTAAAAACCCTGAatacattaaaaagaaatatctaatcaataaattatttacagttaaacttgtaatattatactccgtctcattttatctgtcatacttactgTTCATGGGTCAAACCAacacttttttctttgtttatttctttagtattctttacatatttttaaatttgaatttatgtgtttaattgtactagtttctaaatatataaattttgtataataatactaaaattaatattataaaaaatatattaaaaataactctagTCACTCGTTAACTGAATcatacacataaaatgggacggagggagtaattaCTAAATTAATCGTGATAACAATTTGGTTGGTTTGTCCATATTCAAATTTGTAGGTACTAGGTATTAACCTAGACGATTCTTGTCTATTGAGGAGGACTCTACGGCCGTGCCAGGTGAACCGTATGTTGGGGATGCCGATCTCCACCGACGTGCTGGCGGGGGCGGAGGTGCGGGAGAAGTTCCACCAGCTGTTCTTTCGGGAGAGGGCGGAAGCGGCGTCGCGGGCGGCGGCGGTGGAGATACCGGAGGGGGCGGCGTGCCCGGTTTGTCTGGAGGAGATAGGGAGGGAGGAGAGAGTGGCGGCGTGCGGGACGTGTAAGAATCCGATACACGAGGACTGCTTGATGGCGTGGAGGAGGAGTAACCGGCCCAGGAGGTTCATCAGCTGCGTGCTCTGCCGCGCGCGGTGGCGGGACGTCAGGGCGGCGGCGGAGCAGGAGAAGTATCTCAACTTGTCGGCTTATAATCATGTTAGTGAAGATCATGACATGTTGGAAGGTGAGAGGCGTTGCggtgattaattaaaataattagcgCCTTAATTAGCTAGGATTAACTTATTCATTAGAATTAAATGTAATATAAATTAACCAGTGTTGGCGTGAGCGACCGTGCACTCTCGTCCCTTAAAGAGGTCGGGAGTTCGAACTCCCTCTCCTTGGGTTGGCCCGGCCTTCTACAGTTAAAATATGTTCACGACACCTCGGtgttcaacaaaaaaaatatatattatttagtcATGTAAAACATGATTCTCATACATTCGTCAACACTCTCTTAATCAAACCACCTTGCAGACTTCTTAGTGTAGTTTTCctcttcataaaaaaaattgtaacataAAATTAGGATTATTAACACATTTCAATTTCCTTTCATTGGATTCTTTATTAAAAATACTTACATATTTTTGCCTATaatttccatttatttttcaatataatgcatataatgaacaaaaataaaaataaaaattgtgtatgaacttttctctttatttatttttaatccatGTGTGTTTTAAACATGTTTTTTAGATCATATACTCCTACTCAGTGCATACCATCAAATAGAGATTGTAGTTTCttttgtcataaaaaaaaaacagaagtaattatatttttagttattattcTTTGTGATCGATATAACCTTACTGACCTATCTTATTATATCATGAATTTAAACTCGTATTACAATTTACTTATATCATATGATGTTataaagttctttttttttccttttgtttttacCCTTTGTTCGACATTTCCAGTGAGGTAGTtccattttggtcctagatttataaatatcaatctacttttagtcattttttatcataACATTCACATTTATTCTCAGTATTATTGTGCCgtgatcatttttggtcattcatcaacaaaatcgttaaaatatcattaaatacaaagtcatttcgatcatttttatacaaagtgagttgacatcgctataattttatgtttattttttgaaaaaaaataaattaattggaGACCAAAatacctttgtatttaacggcgttaaaacttttttgttgatagaggacaaaaaatggttatgccacaataatactagcaccaaatgtgaatgttcagacaaaaatgactaaaaatggactACCACTTATAAATTTATGACCAGAAATTGAATTAACATCATTTCCATTATAGAGAcacaattataaatataaaataactttaaaattttaattaattagtaagcATCATAAAAGTGGCATTGCTATATATTGAtcaatgacttttttttttaatggaaaaaaattatatataggcTCACCACCTTATATTCTACTATTCGTGATGGTCGTACACTTGGGGATGTTGCTGCTTATGCTTTGGTTAGATTTGCAAATCATGTAGATATATGCTGCATTACATTTTATATGAATAAGATTTGTGTAAAATCATATtacaaaaaatgtataatacGATTAAGTTAAAATGCAATTAATACTTGTTATAAGgtcataaaaaaatttatatatttttttgttaaaaagtaTTATGTGTCTCACGTTAAATGGTCTCGAACAATATTAATGTTGGATGTTTTTTTgaatcatttattaattaagataGTTGTCTCAAAAAGAGACATATGAAACCAATTGTTACCCTGTttcaaaaattgtgtatatGTAGTTGACATATTCTATACTACTTTTAGTTAACTATTTATGCACTTGTACATAACATTAcaattacatacacataaaatgataattgcaaacacataaaatgttaaGTGCAGTCTgcaaagtacataatatgttaaggattaatatttgatgcaccgccggtgtatagatgctatacaaCGACAGTTAATGAGAAGAtgccacatcattaaaaaataaagtcaatattaacggggtccttttttgcaaaaataactcagatttgtattttattaggaaacatttttatttctaattaacaaaatatacctactttcctaaacatatatatttattacttaattattatatatctaatttcctTACACATTCTTAATTATTACATACAATAATCGTCACTTGTGGCCTGTAGGCTTATTTATTTTCCTGTAggcttattaattatattattaataaatacatgatcacaattaaaatgcatgtgagctctctttgtggggaagcaTTTCGGAAGAATCTGGGTTCGATTTTcacaagtgatgattccccCTGGTCCAATTCCcatgcctcccggagcgaacgcaGGTGGAACCgcaccgttaaacggacggagaaataCCCAATggatttactaaaaaaaataatcacaattaaatcagatgataaataataaatgatgaCGACTTTATTTAGTAAAATCTTtagttatattattaataaatcaacaatcataattaaaattaattgataaatgttaCGTGACAActttgtttagtaaaatatttaattatattatgaataaatcaatgatcattattaaaattgatCGGTAATTCTATTTAgtaaaatagttaattatattattaataaattaactattataattaaaatcaattgataattataaatgacGAGTCTGTTTAGTgaaatatttaatcatattatgaataaatcaatgatcattattaaaattgatCTGTAATTCTATCTAGTAAAATATTtagttatattattaataaattaactattataattaaaatcaattgataattataaatgacGAGTCTGTTTAGTGAAATATTCaatcatattattaataaatccaCAATTAAAGTAATGGATTCAGCCTTCACGTGtgattaattacatatatttacTGTTggttaaacaaataataatgtatCTAATTGGGAACcattaacaatataatgta
This region of Ipomoea triloba cultivar NCNSP0323 chromosome 15, ASM357664v1 genomic DNA includes:
- the LOC116006309 gene encoding mitogen-activated protein kinase kinase kinase 1 — translated: MESVASSSSPAEPPRRRAITHAQPLADRIVRAVSHPLSLLHRSDTLFFVLGATGNVYTVNIAATPSCTCPDRTAPCKHILFVMIRVLGINLDDSCLLRRTLRPCQVNRMLGMPISTDVLAGAEVREKFHQLFFRERAEAASRAAAVEIPEGAACPVCLEEIGREERVAACGTCKNPIHEDCLMAWRRSNRPRRFISCVLCRARWRDVRAAAEQEKYLNLSAYNHVSEDHDMLEGERRCGD